Genomic window (Pristiophorus japonicus isolate sPriJap1 chromosome 9, sPriJap1.hap1, whole genome shotgun sequence):
CATCTGCTCTTCTTATACATTCTGGACGGatgcagggagtgaacttgtgattggtcgctctgcggtacatttcattggtcttttccgatgaccaatcaccaTCTGTTTAGCCCGCCAATGAAAAGAAGGCGAAAATTATTGTTCGACATCCAacgaatcttcaatttcaaaaaccccgccaataatttttacaatgcggattatgttaataaattcatcaTTAGCCAAAGATTTCCAAACACATTTTATTCCATATTGTCTTCCAAATTCCaggatgttacaatcaggattaaattatgGTTCACTTTCAaacattctgtaacgggacacattccagctcaatctttgtacaatttgggaatcacagatcatggatcgatcctccgcacaggtgggagtgagaccagaactgggagtccttctgtgaaaagagaagagggacagagtgttcaaactgccccgttctggtctctgtaagaactcccattctgggttgttgcaCACGCAGGCCCCGGGTAATAAGCGGGTTGACTAACtagaattttttttattgaaaaggGCTTGAGAGAATGAGGTGAATAAAGCCTGAGTCTCCCCCCTTAAAACAAGACCATAATTCGTCGGCAGGCGACCAGGGAGTGTTTATAGTTTAATGGGAGGGAAATTCATCAACGAAGCTAAGGCTGAACCGGACAGTAAAACCGATTATCTGAAAATTCGTATCTAAATCTACCCTGGATCTTTAAATGTTGTCAAAAACACTTACTCAGGAAATAACTGCAGTAAATTGAGGTTAAAGGATGacgcgtttgtgcagctctttcagagaagttgtgggtggctcttaaaagagccgttgtgtttggggtttgttccgTCAGAACAGCGTGGagctttacttggagctggtgtacttggtgaccgcctttgtcccttccgacacagcgtgcttggccagctccccaggcaacagcaggcgcacggcggtctggatctcccgggaactgatggtgcagcgcttgttgtaatgggccaggcgggaagcctcacccgcgatgcgctcgaaaatatcgttcacaaacgagttcatgatgcccatggccttggaggagatgccggtgtcggggtgaacctgcttcatcactttgtagatgtagatggagtaactctccttcctcgactttctgcgcttcttgccgcccttcggtgccgttttcttgatcactttcttggcgcctttcttggcagtaactgatttcttctcttcaggcatcgtcttgttcaatccaacccagacatgacgtaaactcagctcggagctcgcattatatcggcagccccacactccgcccacagccctatgctaatgagggatgggtgaaggcaacgattgtgattggttcattcgctgcgttgtcaattgccattgttctgtaattctctgattggatgtttaaagagaccaatcagatttactgctcgccacaatctcaaattcttaaattaggtcatcagttacatcccctcccgagccatattctgttctttatcgatctagatgtctacatgttcgacagacattgaccggtttgtaaccgagattgcctgagggtcacttctggtcaGGACTTGGAAGTCCTTCTGTGAGGGCAAAAGACCCTCACTGTCCatccgccctgatgctgccttcctcctaccatttaattcaacacctttcttatctgtcactgcggTAACTATATTAGTTGTTTCAGTGTTACCTTCACCTGGAATATGTcgtaccttctgtgccgtaaaccgcctatttcccttagcacaggggacataaatttaaagtaattggcaaaaggtttagaggggaaatttcttcactcagagggtggtgggggtctggaactcactgcctgaaagggtggtagaggcagaaaaccttacCATATTTACaactacttggacgtgcacttgaagtgccgtaacctgcagggttacggacctagagctggaaagtgggattcggctggatagccttttgttggccggcacggacacgatgggccgaagtggcctccttccgtgctgtaagcttcGATGATAGATGTCTATAATTCTGAAACAAAGGACATTCCGTCCATCGTGCATTTGCTGATTTAAAACATAGAGACCTTGGCGAAAAATATCTATCGAAacagaacaaaatgtaaatcaactatacctccctcctccccccatctccactccctgtgaggcggtgggtggcactTCGAAGAGCCTTTGCTTTGTGCTTGGGGGAAGAGGGTCGCGTTGAATCCATAgaaagtgcggccctgccgtttcagagtgtacaccacatccatggcagtgaccgtcttgcactTGGCTGCTCAGTGTAGGCCTAAACTGACCGGCTAAGGAGAAAAATAAACAGCCcggagatcccgggaacagaaccagcatcaaactctcaaaccagatcagaattaaactaggcccttttaatAACCGCCGATTCTCTTCATACAGTTTTCATTGATAGACTAAATAATATTTAGGGAACCAgttgcggtatttatacaatttttGAGTCTCTGACAACTGTAGTTTAATTATTAGCTACTAACAAAACAGTTTGTGTGAGCAGAAAACCATAATGCAGATACCAGGAACTGAAAATTCCCGCATACAGGTCTGAAATAGGCCAATTTATTGGTACCTGAACTCAAGGTCTCCATTAAGACAGTAAGATGCCCTTTCAGATACTgtgagtggctctgaaaagagcctttgggttattagtttaaatcttgtccgctttacttggtcttggacgaagtggtggttttcttgggcagcagcacagcctggatattaggcagcaccccgccctgagcgatggtcacctttcccagcagcttgttgagctcctcgtcgttgcggatggccagctgcaggtgtctggggatgatgcgggtcttcttgttgtcacgGGCCGCGTTGccagccagctccaggatttcagcggtcagatactcgagcacagcagccatgtagaccggggctccggcacccacacgctcagcgtagttccccttacgcaggagcctgtgaacacggcccacagggaactgcagtccggcccgggaggagcgagacttggccttggcccgagctttaccgctggtttttcctcttccagacatttccacaatccacaagctcagagaaagaatgagaaactcctcctacatctgcccttcttatacattctggagcgatgcagggagcgaacttgtgattggtcactctgtggtgaatttcattggtcgtttccgatgaccaatcacagcctctttagtccaccaatgaaagtagggcgAAAATTATTGGTTCTCAAAGTCAGAACCGAacgattttttaaattcaaaaatcccgccaataattatGTTAGTAACTTAAGCGTTAGTCAAATACTTCaaaacactttttgtttccttttgtctgaTTCAATGTTTCCCTTGCAAATTTCAGCCTCTTACAATCAGTATTAAATTCGGCTTCAGgttcaaactgtctgtaacgggcgggactcagtccccactgattctgtaacgggacacattccagctccatcGTTGTAAAAGTGAACTTTTTTTCATAGGAGCTGCTgtaggagtgagacttgaactgaGAGTCATTCTGTAAAaatagaagagggacagagtgttcaaactgccctgttctagtctctaagaactcccattctgggttgttacactgcggggagtctcgggttaataaacggactgagccGCAACGAAATAAAAACAAAACGTGAAAAGGGCTTGAGTGAAAACGtgtgactgaaatcggagtttcTCCGCCCTCCCAAAATAAATTCGTCGGCAGGCTCtgtgaatgaacgggtctgagagcaaagggaaagcgaccagggaccgtgtttgtagtttactcaCTGCGGGAAATTCCAGCGACGCCAAGGTCGAATCCatcagtgaagctgcttatgagaattcaaaactaaatctacagctggaattgTAAAGGTTCTCAAACACAATTGTTCGGGAAATAATTACTGTAAATTCAGTCTAAagggtgatgtgtttgtgcagctctttcaatgatgttgtgggtggctcttaaaagagccgttgtgtttgggattTTGTTccgtcaggacagcgtggagttttacttggagctggtgtacttggtcaccgcctttgtcccttccgatacggcgtgcttggccagctccccgggcagcagcaggcgcacggcggtctggatctcccgggagctgatggtgcgacgcttgttgtaatgggccaggcgggaagcctcacccgcgatgcgctcgaaaatatcgttcacaaacgagttcatgatgcccatggccttggaggagatgccggtgtcggggtgaacctgcttcatcactttgtagatgtaaatggagtaactctccttcctcgactttcggcgcttcttaccacccttcggtgatgttttcttgattactttcttggcaccctttttcgaagctggtttcttttcctcaggcatcgtcttgttcagtcaggTACAGATATGAAGGAAATTCTGCTCCGggctcgcattatataggcagccccacactccgcccacagcgaatgagggatgggtgaaggcaatgactgtgattggttcattggccgcgttgtcaatttccattgttctgtatctctctgattggtatctttaaacatccaatcagatttattgctcgccaAATTCTCAAATTCTTGAATAAGGTCATCAATGacatcccctcccgatttataatctgttctttatgtttctattctgctctcaggcaaaaatggttaatgatggccggacttatgaggaaggttcaCTCACGTTTTTTCCTGTatatattcaataatctgaacagctgtgtttgtcgatctacatttctacatgttcgagtcattgaccggtttgtaaccgagattgcctgagggtcacttctgatcaggacatgggagtccttctgtgaaggcAAGAGCccctcactgtccttccgccctgatgctaGCTTCCACCCATCgattaattcaacacctttcttatctgtcactgctgcaacatgaatgtaacagcatggatttatgaaggggaagtcatgtttgacaaatttgctggaattctttgaggatgtaatgaacagggtggataaagaggaaccagtggatgtagtgtatttggacttccagaaggcatttgacaaggcgccacctaaaaggttactgcacaagacaaaagttcacagggttgggggtaatatattagcatggataggggattggttaacgaacagaaaccagagagtcgggataaatggttcattctcaggttggcaatcagtaaccagtggggtgccgcagggatcagtgctgggaccccaactctttactgttatttatgtatacttgtatttactctgtacacccaccaaagggctcatcccctggagtcccaagggagcacagatatttaaggaggcttcacaggttggagaggcactctggagacttgcaacaaaagactacggtcacactttactttgagctcagtgttcagtctgactcgttctccatctactacaactggcaatgagatacagatagcgaacccaaatatgtagagaacagtgtgcatcctggagaaattctcggagggagatgattgggaaacttttgtggaacgactcgaccaatactttgtggccaatgagttagatggggaagaaagcattgccaaatgaagggcgatcctcctcactgtctgtggggcaccaacgtatgtcctcatgaagaaactgctcactccagcaaaacccacagagaaatcataccatgatttgtgcacacttgtctgagagcatttgaacccgaaggaaagcattctgatggcgaggtaccggttctgcacctacaaaaggtctgacggccagtaagtggcgagttatgtcaccaagctaagatgccttacaggatatcgcgaatttgaagaacatttggagcacatgctcagagactttttcgtacttggcattggccacgaaaccatacttcgcaaacttttgactgtagagaccccaaccttgagtaaggccatagcgatagcccaggcattcattgccaccagtgacaatatgaagcaaatctctcagcacacaagtgctgctacaagtactgtgaacaaagtgatgttgtttttgaatcataatgcaaagggcaggtcacacatacctgcagatgtctcagagtctgccatcaagggtgatgaatgcaaggccattaacaccttgttgacgctgcgggggtgatcattgtttccattcatgccgattcaaagagtacatttgcaagggttgtggaacaatgggacacctccaacgactgtgcaggtgagctgcaaagaatATTAAAcctaaaaccaccatgttgcagaagaggacagatccacagaggatcacgacgaaccagagcctcagatcgaggagacagaggtacatggagtgcagacattcaccacgaattgtctcccgataatgcagaatgttgaattaaatggacacccggtgttaatggagctggacacaggtgcaagccagtccatcatgggcaaaaatactttcgaaatgttgtggtgcaacaaggcctcaaggccagtcttaactccagttcataagaaactaagaacttacacgaaagaactgatccctgtaatcggcagtgctaccataaaggtctcctacgatggagcggtgcacaaactaccactctgggtggtaccgagcgatggtcccacgctgctcggcaggagctggctgggaaagatacactggaacggggatgacgtctgagcgctatcgcccgctgatgacacttcgtgtgctctggtcttaaacaaatttcctttgctgttcgaatcaggcatcaggaaattccaaggagcaaaagtgcagatccatctaattccgggggcatgatccatccaccacaaggcgatagcagtaccgtacatgatgagagtaagggtagagatcaagctagatcagctgcaaggagagggcatcatttcaccgatcgagtttaatgaatgggccagtcctatcgtctcagtcctcaagggagatggcacagtcaaaatctgaggcgactacaaagtaactaacaatcgtttctccctgcaggaccaatacccactaccaaaggctgatgaccttgttgcaacgctggcaggaggaaagacgttcacaaagctggatctgacttcagcctacatgacgcaggaactgaagaaATCATCAaacgccctcacctgcatcaacacacacaaaggtctttttgtttataacagatgcccgtttggaatccaatcagcggtggcgatattccagagaaacatggaaagtttactgaagttggtcccacacaccgtggtcttccaggacgacatcttggtcaccgggtggaacacagtcgagcatctgcagaacctggaggagcttctcagtcgactcaaccgcgtggggctcaggttaaaatggtcgaagtgtgttttcctggcacctgaagtcgagttcctgggaaggaggattgcggccgatggcatcaggcccaccaatgcgaagacggaggcaatcgataatgcaccgaggccacagaacgtgatagagctgtggtcgtttctgggactcctgaactacttttgtaacttcttaccgggtctcagcactgttagaaccactgcatgtcttactatgaaaaggggacgaatgggtttggggtaaaagctaagaaaatgcctttgtaaaagcgagaaaattgttatgctcaaacaaattgcttgtgttgtatgatccatgtaagcgtttggtactagcatgtgatgcgtcgtcatatggtgtcgggcatATATTGCAAcaatcgggaaactgcaactggttgcttatgtctaaggctgagagagcctacagcttgattgagaaagaagcgttagggtGTGtcaatgaggtaaagaaaatgaatcaatatctgtttgggctaaaattcgaattggaaactgaccataagccacttatatccttattctccgagagtaaagggataaatactgacacatcagcccgcatccagagatgggcgctcacgttgtccgcatacaactaagccatccgccacaggccagacacagaaaactgcgccgatggtttcagtaggctgccattgcccaccacgggggtggaaatggcgcagcccacagatctagccatggttatgaaagcatttgagagtgagcaatcacccttcactgcccagcagatcaaaacctggacaagcaaggaccccttattatctctagtcaaaagctttgtgcttcatgggagctggtccagtgccccagttgaaatgcaggaagagataaagccattccagcagtgcaaagatgaaatgtctatacaggcagggacaaatgagtagtggtccccaagaaggacagagataccttcatcaatgacctccatagtacccacctcgGCATCGTAATGATAGCCAGATccgatgtgtggtggcccggtattgatgcggacttagagtcctgtattcacagatgtaatacatgctcgcagttaagcaatgcacccagggaagcgctgctaagtttatggtcttggccctccaaaccgtggtgtagggtacacatcgactatgcaggcccgttcttgggtaaaatgttccttgtggttgtagacgcgtattccaagtggattgaatgtgagataatgttggctagcacgttcactgccactactgaaagcctgcgggccatgtttgccacacacggcctacccgatgtcctggtgcgcgaaaacgggccatgttttaccagcgctgagttcaaagaattcattacccgtaacgggatcaaacatgtcacatttgccccgtttaaaccagcgtccaatggtcaggtagagaagcagtgcaaaccatcaagcaagatttgaagagggtaactgaaggctcactgccaactcacctatcccgagtcctacttacctactgcacgagaccacactcactcactgggatcccacctgctgaactgctcatgaaaagagcacttaagacaaggctctcgtcagttcatcctgatctacaggaacaggtagagagcaggcggcttcaacaaagtgcataccatgatggcacaaatgtgtcacgtgagattgaaatcaatgatcctgtatttgtattaaattatggacaaggtcccaagtggcttcccggcactgtcgtatggcctacatctgctcctatttattatgttctaactacattaggtgtttcagtattaccttcatctggaatgccccgtaaatgtctatgattcgaaCACTAAAAGGACATTCCGTCCATTATgtatatgctgatttaaaacacctAACGCCATGATATAGATCTTGGCAAAAAACatatctatacagaacaaaatgtaaatcaactatctcgcccccgttccccaggtcgctgctctctctgtgaggcggtgggtggctctgagaagagcctttgtgttgtgcttgggggaaagggtcacgttattcagccgccgaatccatagagtgtgcggccctgccgtttcagagcgtacaccacatccatggcagtgaccgtcttgcgattggcgtgctcagtgtaggtgaccgcatccctgatcacattctccaggaaaaccttcagcaccccgcgggtctcctcgtagatcaggcccgagatccgcttgacaccgccacgggaagccaggcggcggatggctggtttggtgatgccctggatgttatcacggagcactttacggtgtcgCTTGGCTCcacctttacccagtcctttgcctcctttacctttTCCAGTCATGGTGATTCTTTACTGAAATCACCGCTGAATGTTAATCTCTCGCCTTACCCATTGTCTGTTGAGCCCACCAATGAAACGAGGGCGGAAATTCCTGTCCtcaacagtcacacctcgaacaatttttaatttcaaaaaccccaccaataattttttaaagtgcggattatgttaataaattcaccattagccaaagattTACAAATAGGTtttatttccttttattttattccatatttcccttacaaattccaggctgttataatcaggattaaattcgcgttcactttcaaactgtctgtaatggATGGCAATCAATctccactgattctgtaacgggacacattccagctcaaactgtAAAAGTTGAGAATCACAAACCAcggatcgatcctccgcacaggcgggagtgagaccagaactgggaaaagagaagagggacagagtgttcaaactgctcaTGTTCTGGTCTGTGTACGAACTCCCATTCTGgtttgttacactgcggggagtctcgggttaataaacagATTGACACGCAACAGGAATAAAAAAATAAACTTGAAAGGGGCTTGCAAGAGAATgaggtgactgaaatctgagtctcatcCCCTGAACAAGCTCCCAATTCCTTGCCAGGCGCAGTAAATGGGAAAGAGCGACCAGGAACCGTGTTTGTAGCTTGAATGGCGGGAAATTCAGCAGCGGCCCTAACGTCAAACCAGACAGTGAGAATTATGAGAATTCGAAACTAAATCCACAGTaggaactgcaaaggttctcaaacacatatgttcaggaaataattacagtaaattgagtttaaagggtgatgcacttgtgcagctctttcagagaggttgtgggtggctcttaaaagagccgttggggTTTGTTCTCTCAGAACAGCATGgaattttacttggagctggtgaacttggtcaccgcctttgtcccttccgacacggcgtgcttggccagctccccggggagcagcaggcgcacggcggtctggatctcctgggaactgatggtgtcagattctggtatttgagtgtgtattttattctgtacctatctatctctggtatatgagtatggcgtttaatctgtacctgtcagctaATGGTCTATGATTGTGGGGGTCACTCTCTAACTCTCAGTTTCGgttatgtgattgtgggttttaatctgtacctgtcactccCTAGTATTTGAGTGTGGAGTTTATTCTGTACCTgtttgtctctggtatgtgagtgtggggttaatctgcacctgtcagtttttggtatgaagacaaacgtaggtcccttgcagacagattcaggtgaatttataatggggaacaaagaaatggtggactagttaaacaaatactttgattctgttttcatgaaggaagacacaaataaccttccggaaatactagcggaccgagggtctagtgagaaggaggaactgaagaaaatccttattaggcgggaaattgtgccagggaaattgatgggattgaaggccaataaatccccggggcctcatagtctgcatcccagggtacataaggaagtagcccttagaaatagtggatacattgatgatcattttccaacagtctatcgactctggatcagttcctatggactggagggtagctaatgtaacaccactttttaagaaaggagggagagagaaaatgggtaattataggccggttagcctgacatcagtagtggggaaaaagttggaatcaattattaaagatgaagtagcagcgcatttggaaagcagtgacaggatcggtccaagtcagcatggatttatgaaagggaaatcatgcttgacaaatcttctagaattttttgaggatgtaactggtagagttgacaagggagaaccagtggatgtggtgtatttggagtttcaaaaggcttttgacaaggtcccacacaaaacattggtgtgcaaaattaaagcacatggtattgggggtaacgtactgatgtggatagagaaatggttgacagacaggaagcagaatgtcaggataaactggtccttttcagaatgggaggcagtgaatagtggggtgccgcaaggttcagtgctgggaccccagctctttacaatatacattaatgatttagatgaatgaattgagtgtaatatctccaagtttgcagatgacagtaagctgggtggcggtgtgagctgtgaggaggacgctaagaggctgcagggtgtcttggacaggttaggtgagtgggcaaacgcatggtagatgtagtataatgtggataaatgtgatgttctccactttggtggcaaaaacaggaaggcagaatattatctgaatggcagcagattaggaaaaggggaggtgcaatgagacgtgggtgtcatagtacatcagtcattgaaagttggcatgcaggtacagcaagcggtgaagaaggcaaatggtatgttggccttcatagctaagggatttgagtacaggagcatggaggtcttactgcagttgtacctggccttactgaggcctcacctggaatattgtgtacagttttggtctcctaatctgaggaaggacgttcttgctactgagggagtgcaacgaaggttcaccagactgattcccgggatggcaggactgacata
Coding sequences:
- the LOC139274089 gene encoding histone H2A type 2-C-like, with the protein product MSGRGKTSGKARAKAKSRSSRAGLQFPVGRVHRLLRKGNYAERVGAGAPVYMAAVLEYLTAEILELAGNAARDNKKTRIIPRHLQLAIRNDEELNKLLGKVTIAQGGVLPNIQAVLLPEKPTVKLGPRPSLVPPGPDCSSLWAVFIDSCEMGTMLSVWVPESRSYMAAVLEYLTAEILELAGNAARDNKKIRNIPRHLQLAIRNDEELNKLLGKLRAEAGGV